Proteins co-encoded in one Candida albicans SC5314 chromosome 3, complete sequence genomic window:
- a CDS encoding uncharacterized protein (Has domain(s) with predicted protein heterodimerization activity, role in DNA-templated transcription, initiation and transcription factor TFIID complex localization), translated as MDSSAASSQEKRVGTSTPEAELNPHRAKALLAKFKEEMALAKAATDPQEREKHSELVEKIKRILIRYQEQQKQAKNNSPATKSNLTNQDSTTNTPSPLATNNNSATNVIEPKTETPDSTPMEQKPIQAPTPQHPNNASTSSATMSTTQFQPQPQPQQQTVTVEKYNHVKNTLKDMWKQVKTLEASSINETQTKKEEIDRKITELRNQMQKYHTAALRMKSKLIEQGTIPANSTPIGSPTPVSNTDPTPIANTTNTSNVTPPTEKAEENSKPNVKPPSTTTTTTSKSKPKPLSTTATNSTTKTSTPSKGSGSSKSNNRSSSQNTPGTSTSASATKTASVSTEKDAPLTATTSTSAVAPAAATVAATTAPTAAAAATSLSTASAITTKSTADPKVTPSNIPDNDGRVLTKRKLVEMINNISIDQGDAKIPIDNDVEDIFLDLADEFVRNVVQFSGRLAKHRKLDRIDVRDVQLNLERNWGLRIPGYSTDEIRAARKWQPEGEYAENVKKISKLNKDQ; from the coding sequence ATGGATTCATCAGCAGCTTCATCACAGGAGAAAAGAGTCGGGACATCTACACCAGAAGCAGAGCTCAATCCTCATAGGGCGAAAGCGTTACTTGCAAAATTTAAGGAGGAAATGGCTTTAGCCAAAGCAGCAACAGATCCTCAAGAACGGGAGAAACATTCAGAACTAGTGGAAAAGATAAAACGAATATTAATAAGAtatcaagaacaacaaaaacaagcTAAAAATAATAGCCCTGCTACCAAGTCAAATTTGACGAACCAAGATTCAACTACAAATACACCTAGTCCATTGGCCACGAACAACAATAGCGCCACTAATGTAATAGAACCGAAAACAGAGACCCCAGACTCTACACCAATGGAGCAAAAACCTATACAAGCCCCTACACCGCAACACCCAAATAAtgcatcaacatcatcagcAACAATGCTGACAACACAATTCCAACCCCAACCTCAacctcaacaacaaacgGTCACAGTTGAAAAGTATAATCATGTGAAGAATACTTTAAAGGATATGTGGAAACAAGTCAAGACTTTAGAGGCATCATCTATAAATGAAACACAAACtaaaaaggaagaaattGATCGCAAAATCACTGAATTGCGTAATCAAATGCAAAAGTACCATACAGCAGCATTACGTATGAAGagtaaattgattgaacaAGGGACAATACCAGCTAACTCAACACCAATTGGATCACCAACACCAGTCTCTAATACGGATCCAACCCCAATTGCCAATACTACAAATACATCAAACGTGACACCACCAACAGAGAAAGCGGAGGAAAATAGTAAACCAAATGTCAAACCACCAAGCACgacaactacaactacatCTAAGTCGAAACCCAAACCATTATCCACTACAGCTACCAACTCAACCACAAAAACATCTACACCATCCAAAGGTTCAGGTTCATCTAAGTCAAACAATCGTTCAAGTAGTCAGAATACACCAGGTACATCAACTTCAGCCTCAGCAACAAAAACAGCATCAGTATCAACAGAAAAAGATGCTCCACTTACTGCGACAACATCGACCTCAGCTGTGGCACCAGCTGCTGCTACTGTTGCTGCTACAACAGCCCCTACTGCTGCCGCTGCTGCCACATCTTTATCAACTGCGTCGGCTATTACCACAAAAAGCACAGCTGATCCAAAAGTAACACCAAGTAACATACCCGACAATGATGGCAGAGTGTTGACTAAGAGAAAGTTAGTGGAGATGATAAATAATATCAGTATTGATCAAGGAGATGCCAAAATTCCTATTGATAACGATGTTGAAGATATTTTCCTTGATTTGGCTGACGAGTTTGTGAGAAATGTGGTACAATTTTCCGGCCGTTTAGCCAAACATAGAAAATTGGATAGAATTGACGTAAGAGATGTGCAATTAAATTTAGAAAGAAATTGGGGGTTGAGAATTCCTGGATATTCTACTGATGAAATAAGAGCAGCAAGAAAATGGCAACCTGAAGGTGAATACGCTGAAAATGTGAagaaaatttccaaattaaataaagatCAATAG
- a CDS encoding putative helicase (Ortholog(s) have mRNA binding activity and cytosol, mitochondrion localization) yields the protein MAKKGKSSKSTPEPTQTSASTNTKSKKKKDVTPTPSTTATQATTPKPQRGLAIGDNFGWTGKLPVTLLNEHCQKQKWGKCQYDMSKKAKGFVGIVTLTWENPKTKELIPIKFYPNYSPKETTNEARHMVATFVLHRINYIKNMKMLLPIIFRDYWNELEDERLKLLKENKELHDKRYNTNPFTVYLQQRENEEKKAKERQIKEQNELKTKKPTISLGTKSSTNSATSATTKPLKIESDTRKFPKKVWEQAPFIDIPSDIRTSIEHSIRNHIDWVNTDQDLLINNPSMAKTASEKLSALGFRESHIKESFNYSSRFSESLEWLLFHIPEDDLPQSFVKTDKDSKVQLKISQNLEMEYLMKRMANSGFDQDEILEVYNANNNDEHKTCVELTKMLLPQPLESLAEPESQEIWNEEIEGLEMTGIPVKHEKNVATIKLEHNFLNVKIFKSENYPNEIPGIHIVVSKNEYTLANYIKLAIVRELLKYLTDHIGQCMIYTIFEWLNDHVNKIIENPGPLMTTEKVTKKVVVSQKGNKKDHNKSVTFISDKDIELVKESYKKRKHSDEFKEMLIQRSKLPAFAKQESLMTAINSGQVTLITGETGSGKSTQVVQFIMDDLYSKGDFTTKIICTQPRRLSAVSLADRISKERVDEVGSETGYIIRGENKTSSNTRITFATTGVLLRMLQSSKKNGVLKNIGYILIDEVHERSVDADFLLILLKKMIKSMPKLKIILLSATISVDTFINFFEKPLTPLHIEGRTYPIQDFYLDSILAESEYKFQNSDGEFITPSADSHFYKSGNLNYELIAHVTRFIDKRLTQEAKQDGSILIFLPGVLEISSTIKEINKSSDNKFMALPLHSGLTSAEQKSIFKTAPKGKRKVVVSTNIAETSITIPDCVAVIDTGKSKNLFFDHKLNTTKLIESWCSQAEVRQRRGRAGRVTAGTCYHLYTKETFEAMQKQPIPEIKRTRLENLYLVVKSMGISNVNEFLSSGLDAPDKSSLDKANQFLHEIGALQENSLTKLGNYISYLPTDPQSAKLLILGCIFGCLDICLTLAAISSTGSPFINSYEQRDKLKQIQKKFGNGQGDFISMANAYNAYMSNKSKRFLTENYLSYTTIKDITSTRSQYLSLLVELGFVNRKLDDSCNKNAENWPLIRGIIAGAFYPQVARIQYPDPKYFKSSSGSIEIDPDARQIKFWIKSDGELPAARVFIHPSSVLFNDNNSDFILDENYKDFLSKVSTDDGSIDYEKAREQYMQLAAQTPKSNVPMLLKDAFVAYRSSHHTTKLYVRDLTPTSTFATLLFGGDFSYDLNITLGQTSPGIVIDNWLPIRTWCKNGVLIKHLRRLIDSVIDEKLSNPESPLDEDIFKVIERIINL from the coding sequence ATGGCCAAAAAGGGGAAATCCTCAAAGTCAACACCAGAGCCAACTCAAACTCTGGCTTCGACAAATACAAAGtcgaaaaaaaagaaagacgTGACACCAACACCATCAACTACTGCAACACAAgcaacaacaccaaaacCACAAAGAGGATTGGCAATTGGGGACAATTTTGGATGGACCGGTAAACTTCCTGTTACTTTGCTTAATGAGCATTGCCAGAAACAAAAATGGGGCAAATGCCAATACGACATGAGCAAGAAAGCAAAAGGGTTTGTTGGTATAGTTACCTTAACTTGGGAAAATCCTAAAACTAAAGAGTTGATACCGATCAAGTTCTACCCTAACTATAGTCCAAAAGAGACCACCAATGAAGCGAGACACATGGTTGCCACTTTTGTGTTGCATagaataaattatataaaaaatatgaaaatgtTGTTACCGATTATTTTCCGTGATTATTGGAATGAATTAGAAGATGAGAGGttaaaattgttaaaagaaaacaaagaattgCACGACAAAAGATATAATACAAATCCATTTACAGTTTATTTACAACAAAGAGAGAATGAGGAAAAGAAAGCAAAGGAAAGACAAATCAAGGAACAGAATGAGTTAAAGACAAAGAAACCCACTATTAGTCTTGGTACAAAATCTTCTACAAACAGTGCTACATCTGCTACTACTAAACCATTAAAGATAGAATCAGATACGAGAAAATTTCCAAAGAAGGTGTGGGAGCAAGCTCCATTTATAGATATCCCATCTGATATAAGAACATCCATTGAACATTCAATACGAAATCATATTGATTGGGTTAATACCGATCAAGATTTGTTAATCAACAACCCGTCAATGGCAAAAACTGCAAGCGAAAAGTTGTCAGCACTTGGTTTCAGAGAATCCCACATTAAGGAATCTTTTAATTACAGCTCAAGGTTTTCCGAATCTTTAGaatggttgttgtttcacATACCAGAAGATGATCTACCTCAATCTTTTGTGAAGACAGACAAAGACTCTAAAGtgcaattgaaaatttcacaaaatttggaaatggagtatttaatgaaaagaaTGGCAAATTCTGGATTTGATCAGGATGAGATTCTTGAAGTCTACAATGCAAATAATAACGATGAACACAAAACGTGCGTTGAACTAACCAAGATGCTACTACCACAACCACTCGAGTCTCTTGCTGAACCTGAAAGTCAAGAAATCTGGAATGAAGAAATCGAGGGACTTGAAATGACTGGAATACCAGTGAAACATGAAAAGAATGTAGCCACAATCAAATTGGAACACAATTTCTTAAATGTCAAAATATTCAAGAGCGAAAACTACCCTAACGAAATTCCTGGTATTCACATAGTTGTGTCAAAGAATGAATACACATTGGCaaattatatcaaattgGCCATTGTTAGAGAGctattgaaatatttaacAGATCATATTGGTCAATGTATGATTTATACCATCTTTGAATGGCTCAACGACCATGtgaataaaattattgaaaatccAGGTCCATTGATGACCACAGAAAAAGTTACtaaaaaagttgttgttagtCAAAAaggaaacaaaaaagatcACAATAAAAGTGTAACATTTATTAGTGATAAAGACATTGAATTAGTAAAAGAGTCAtataaaaagagaaaacaTTCTGACGAATTTAAAGAAATGTTAATTCAAAGAAGTAAATTACCAGCATTTGCCAAGCAAGAAAGCTTGATGACAGCTATCAACTCTGGTCAAGTAACCTTAATTACAGGAGAAACTGGGTCAGGTAAATCTACACAAGTTGTCCAATTCATTATGGATGACTTGTACTCCAAAGGTGATTTCACaaccaaaattatttgtaCCCAGCCACGTCGTCTTTCTGCTGTGAGTTTGGCAGACAGAATTTCCAAAGAAAGAGTTGATGAAGTAGGAAGCGAAACTGGATACATTATTAGAGGAGAAAACAAAACCAGCAGCAACACGAGAATCACATTTGCAACAACTGGGGTATTATTAAGAATGCTTCAAtcttctaaaaaaaatggggTCTTAAAAAACATTGGTTATATATTGATCGATGAGGTGCACGAAAGATCTGTGGACGCTGATTTTttgttaatattattgaaaaagatgatAAAGAGTATGCCAAAACTAAagattattttgttgtcaGCTACAATTAGTGTTGATacatttatcaattttttcgaAAAACCATTGACACCGTTACACATTGAAGGACGAACATATCCTATACAAGATTTTTATTTAGATTCGATTTTAGCTGAGTCAGAAtacaaatttcaaaattcagATGGTGAATTCATCACTCCCCTGGCAGATTCCCATTTTTACAAATCAGGGAATTTGAATTACGAACTAATTGCACATGTAACTCGTTTCATCGATAAACGACTCACACAGGAAGCAAAGCAAGAtggttcaattttaatatttttacCCGGGGTTCTTGAAATCTCTAGTAccattaaagaaattaacAAGCTGAGTGACAACAAGTTTATGGCACTACCACTTCATTCAGGTTTGACATCAGCTGAACAGAAATCTATATTTAAGACAGCACCAAAGGGTAAAAGAAAAGTCGTAGTGTCCACAAATATTGCCGAAACTTCAATCACTATTCCAGATTGTGTTGCAGTCATCGATACTGGTAAATCGAAAAACCTTTTCTTTGACCATAAATTAAACACTACGAAATTAATAGAAAGTTGGTGTTCACAAGCTGAAGTTCGTCAAAGAAGAGGTAGAGCTGGGAGAGTTACTGCTGGTACTTGTTACCATTTGTACACTAAGGAAACATTTGAAGCAATGCAAAAGCAACCAATTCCTGAGATAAAGAGAACTAGACTTGAAAATCTTTATTTGGTAGTAAAATCAATGGGTATTTCTAACGTCAATGAGTTTTTATCGAGTGGACTTGATGCTCCCGATAAGTCATCTCTTGATAAggcaaatcaatttttacaTGAAATCGGAGCTTTACAAGAAAATAGCCTTACAAAGTTGGGAAATTATATATCATACTTGCCTACAGATCCACAAAGTGccaaattattgattttgggGTGTATATTTGGGTGCTTAGATATATGTTTGACTCTAGCAGCTATAAGTTCTACCGGGAGCCCCTTTATCAACAGTTATGAACAAAGAGACAAGTTGAAACAGATTCAGAAGAAATTTGGAAATGGTCAAGGTGACTTTATTAGTATGGCAAATGCATACAATGCGTATATGAGCAATAAGTCAAAAAGGTTTTTGACAGAGAATTATTTATCTTACACAACTATTAAAGACATCACGTCGACGAGATCACAATATTTGTCTTTGTTAGTAGAACTTGGGTTTGTTAACAGAAAATTAGACGATTCTTGTAATAAGAATGCCGAGAACTGGCCTTTAATTCGAGGCATAATTGCCGGAGCATTTTATCCACAAGTGGCCAGAATTCAATACCCTGATCCAAAATACTTCAAGTCCAGTTCTGGGTCAATTGAGATTGATCCTGATGCTcgtcaaatcaaattttggaTTAAAAGTGATGGGGAGTTGCCAGCTGCACGAGTATTTATTCACCCCCTGTCAGTTCTTttcaatgataataattcgGATTTCATTTTGGACGAGAATTATAAGGACTTTCTTTCCAAAGTCTCGACTGATGATGGTTCCATAGACTATGAGAAAGCAAGAGAACAGTACATGCAATTAGCTGCTCAAACACCCAAGTCAAATGTCCCCATGCTACTCAAAGATGCGTTTGTTGCATACCGGTCGTCACATCACACCACAAAGCTCTATGTGAGGGATTTAACACCTACTAGTACTTTTGCCACCTTACTCTTTGGCGGTGACTTTAGTTACGATTTGAACATCACCCTCGGTCAAACTTCGCCTGGTATCGTCATTGATAATTGGTTACCAATTAGAACCTGGTGTAAGAATGGGGTTCTAATCAAACATTTGAGAAGACTCATAGATTCAGTAATCGACGAGAAATTATCTAACCCTGAATCACCCTTAGATGAGGATATATTCAAGGTCATAGAACgaattataaatttataG
- the FCR1 gene encoding Fcr1p (Transcription factor; repressor of fluconazole/ketoconazole/brefeldin A resistance; Tn mutation enhances filamentation; partially rescues S. cerevisiae pdr1 pdr3 fluconazole sensitivity; rat catheter biofilm induced/Spider biofilm repressed) — MSDDHSIHSHTQGLHHIKKKRVGKACDSCRIKKTKCDGKKPCNRCTLDNKICVFTEKKKTKEKKHPSGYVELLEARLDILTRSLEKLIELSRPHLQFIDDIITEEKSVNQEKSSPASSTPNSSSSDHHDDVEEQNSTGVVAPINKVVSYLIKEQGLLKNIPLEWEQGTEIAANFDPNRNLKSSSRLFAEHKGEAFIGSPVTSPQQMPTSNPFRRTSMFKEELESPSSDHYNESIFSQSVDEPYIKKEPNSVQFSKGTFSPQQQQLQQQQQMLNQFSLNTFRDISDIESDSSNKEDGLNSGSVSPPTSNYRSFSLFSDSNGEPILGKTSSLTSLTNKYENHSLSSPQTAINPVFNNSTTGPILTTLRRNSSSHSQKTLGSIQLQQKPRGSVHKPVRNHSRVSSFDKRMESTATAAATVAAVSGSVQLSQNTTPQNLPHLDNSQNNNYLRDNGMNNIGAGSVGGGLTFGAPSFTQPLSPSDDAIVYPTNQFTNRPATVSTFGGGLDVLVDNSLDPFFNI; from the coding sequence ATGTCTGACGATCATTCAATCCATTCTCATACACAGGGACTCCACCACATCAAAAAGAAACGGGTCGGGAAAGCGTGCGATTCGTGCCGGATCAAAAAAACCAAGTGTGACGGTAAAAAACCTTGCAACAGATGTACATTAGACAACAAGATTTGTGTATTCAcggaaaagaagaaaaccaAAGAGAAGAAACATCCATCTGGTTATGTTGAGCTTTTAGAAGCAAGATTAGATATATTAACTAGACTGTTGGAAAAActaattgaattatcacGACCACATTTACAATTTATTGACGATATAATTACCGAAGAAAAACTGGtcaatcaagaaaaatctTCTCCTGCTTCATCAACACCAAATTCATCTTCTAGTGACCACCATGACGATGTTGAAGAACAGAATTCTACTGGTGTGGTTGCTCCTATAAACAAAGTAGTCTCATATCTAATTAAAGAACAAGGtctattgaaaaatataccCCTTGAATGGGAACAAGGAACTGAGATTGCTGCTAATTTCGACCCCAATAGAAATTTAAAACTGTCGTCAAGATTATTTGCTGAACATAAAGGTGAAGCATTTATTGGGTCACCAGTAACGTCTCCTCAACAAATGCCAACTAGTAACCCTTTTAGAAGAACCTCAATGtttaaagaagaattggaatCACCTTCTAGTGATCATTACAATGAACTGATATTTTCCCAATCAGTCGATGAACCTTATATCAAGAAGGAGCCCAACTCGGTTCAGTTTTCAAAAGGGACATTTTctccacaacaacaacaactacagcaacagcagcaaaTGTTAAATCAGTTTTCCCTCAATACTTTCCGTGATATATCAGACATCGAAAGTGATTCATCAAACAAGGAAGATGGATTGAATTCTGGTTCGGTATCTCCACCAACATCCAACTATAGGTCATTTTCATTGTTCTCTGATAGTAATGGTGAACCAATATTGGGCAAAACCTCATCATTGACGTCATTAACTAACAAGTATGAAAATCATTCACTTTCTTCACCACAAACCGCCATAAACCCAGtattcaataattcaacCACTGGTCCAATCCTTACCACATTGAGACGCAATTCATCTTCACATTCTCAAAAGACCCTTGGATCTATAcaacttcaacaaaaaCCTAGAGGAAGTGTTCATAAACCAGTGCGTAATCATTCTAGAGTTTCGTCATTTGATAAACGAATGGAGTCTACAGCTACAGCTGCGGCTACTGTCGCTGCTGTTTCCGGTTCAGTCCAACTACTGCAAAATACAACTCCACAGAATCTTCCTCATTTGGATAATAgtcaaaacaataattatTTAAGAGACAATGGTATGAATAATATTGGTGCTGGCagtgttggtggtggtttgACTTTTGGTGCACCCAGTTTTACACAACCATTAAGTCCATCTGATGATGCTATTGTTTATCCtacaaatcaatttactAATAGACCAGCTACGGTGTCCACTTTTGGTGGTGGGTTAGATGTGTTGGTGGATAATTCATTGGATCctttcttcaatatttaa
- a CDS encoding aldo-keto reductase superfamily protein (Putative xylose and arabinose reductase; flow model biofilm induced; Spider biofilm repressed): protein MSYRLIKLNSGHTIPSIGLGCYDIPRNKTVSVVYEACKVGYRHFDTAVLYGNEEEVIEGISKFLRENPNIPRSEFFYTTKLWNNQLGTSSTKQAISTMMAQVGDKLEYIDLLLIHSPLPGKTKRLESWKVLQDAVEKGWIKNIGVSNYGKHHIEELLTNATIPPAVNQIEISPWCMRQDLATWCLSKGINVEAYAPLTHGNKLQVNNTEFQEIMQKYNKSAAQILIKWSLQKGYIPLPKTKTPSRLKENLSVDDFELTNEEIKAIDQPDAYEPTDWECTDAP from the coding sequence ATGTCATATCGATTAATCAAACTCAATTCCGGTCATACCATTCCATCAATTGGATTAGGATGTTATGATATCCCAAGAAATAAAACGGTTTCGGTAGTTTATGAAGCTTGTAAAGTTGGATATCGTCATTTTGATACTGCAGTGTTATATGGaaacgaagaagaagtcaTTGAAGGTATAAGTAAATTCTTACGAGAGAACCCCAATATACCACGATCTGAGTTTTTTTACACCACAAAGCTTTGGAATAATCAATTGGGTACTTCAAGCACTAAACAAGCCATTTCAACAATGATGGCTCAAGTTGGTGATAAATTAgaatatattgatttattattgattcattCTCCATTACCAGGTAAGACCAAACGTTTAGAAAGCTGGAAAGTTTTGCAGGATGCTGTGGAAAAAGGATGGATTAAAAACATTGGGGTTTCTAATTATGGTAAACATcatattgaagaattgttgACCAATGCAACGATCCCTCCAGCTgtcaatcaaattgaaattagtCCTTGGTGTATGAGACAGGATTTAGCTACTTGGTGTTTAAGTAAAGGTATCAATGTTGAGGCATATGCACCATTAACCCATGGTAACAAATTACAAGTCAACAATACTgaatttcaagaaattatgCAAAAGTATAATAAATCAGCTGCtcaaatattgattaaatGGTCATTACAAAAAGGTTATATACCATtaccaaaaacaaaaactcCATCTCGATTAAAGGAAAATCTTtctgttgatgattttgaattgactaatgaagaaattaagGCTATTGATCAACCTGATGCTTATGAACCAACAGATTGGGAATGTACTGATGCTCCATAG
- the TDH3 gene encoding glyceraldehyde-3-phosphate dehydrogenase (phosphorylating) (NAD-linked glyceraldehyde-3-phosphate dehydrogenase; binds fibronectin, laminin; at cell surface; antigenic in infection; farnesol-repressed; stationary phase-enriched; GlcNAc-induced; flow model biofilm induced; Spider biofilm repressed) — MAIKIGINGFGRIGRLVLRVALGRKDIEVVAVNDPFIAPDYAAYMFKYDSTHGRYKGEVTASGDDLVIDGHKIKVFQERDPANIPWGKSGVDYVIESTGVFTKLEGAQKHIDAGAKKVIITAPSADAPMFVVGVNEDKYTPDLKIISNASCTTNCLAPLAKVVNDTFGIEEGLMTTVHSITATQKTVDGPSHKDWRGGRTASGNIIPSSTGAAKAVGKVIPELNGKLTGMSLRVPTTDVSVVDLTVRLKKAASYEEIAQAIKKASEGPLKGVLGYTEDAVVSTDFLGSSYSSIFDEKAGILLSPTFVKLISWYDNEYGYSTRVVDLLEHVAKASA; from the coding sequence ATGGCTATTAAAATTGGTATTAACGGTTTCGGTAGAATCGGTAGATTAGTCTTAAGAGTTGCTTTGGGCAGAAAAGACATTGAAGTTGTCGCCGTCAACGATCCATTCATTGCTCCAGACTATGCTGCTTACATGTTCAAATACGATTCTACTCACGGTAGATACAAGGGTGAAGTCACTGCTTCTGGTGACGACTTGGTCATTGATGGTCACAAGATTAAAGTTTTCCAAGAAAGAGACCCAGCTAACATTCCATGGGGTAAATCTGGTGTTGACTACGTTATTGAATCCACCGGTGTTTTCACCAAACTCGAAGGTGCTCAAAAACACATTGATGCTGGTGCCAAAAAAGTTATCATCACTGCTCCATCTGCTGATGCCCCAATGTTTGTTGTCGGTGTTAACGAAGACAAATACACTCCAGACTTGAAGATTATCTCCAATGCTTCTTGTACCACCAACTGTTTGGCTCCATTAGCTAAAGTCGTCAACGATACTTTCGGTATTGAAGAAGGTTTGATGACCACTGTCCACTCCATCACTGCTACCCAAAAGACCGTTGACGGTCCATCCCACAAGGACTGGAGAGGTGGTAGAACTGCTTCTGGTAACATTATCCCATCTTCCACTGGTGCTGCTAAAGCCGTTGGTAAGGTTATTCCAGAATTGAACGGTAAATTGACTGGTATGTCTTTGAGAGTCCCAACCACCGATGTTTCCGTTGTTGACTTGACTGTCAGATTGAAGAAAGCTGCTTCTTACGAAGAAATTGCTCAAGCTATCAAGAAAGCTTCTGAAGGTCCATTGAAAGGTGTTTTGGGCTACACTGAAGATGCTGTTGTCTCCACCGATTTCTTGGGTTCAAGCTACTCATCTATCTTTGATGAAAAAGCCGGTATCTTGTTGTCCCCAACTTTCgtcaaattgatttcctGGTACGATAACGAATACGGTTACTCCACCAGAGTTGTTGACTTGTTGGAACACGTTGCTAAAGCTTCTGCTTGA
- a CDS encoding uncharacterized protein (Protein of unknown function; Hap43-induced gene), which translates to MSQDRDISSLIINQTFKIYKSNSSLSSSIKLTKKQLEKFRITLCKYLYQRYQQTLQIEDDLLVQYELYRDIVPELTIYNNSIEEHSQYKIQYLIIKCANNRLISRQVFIFVSNDDDFTLVLNRITNHPSINEYILELLEDINDYPLIIKPLDLPDYLIPNLVDQLGNKLDSLGDLQLVYSSSTSNRLRNFIIDIPKNDLPKLSSDGKLYQDIVKFMYNNTKIKFEKLRIEKFINNLINIASDGKFKLIINDNQLIWFLIESIKSSLQ; encoded by the coding sequence ATGTCCCAGGATAGAGATATATCGTCgttgataataaatcaaacatTTAAGATCTATAAATCCAATTCATCACTATCGTCATCTATAAAACTCActaaaaaacaattggagAAATTTCGAATAACCCTATGTAAATACTTGTACCAAAGATATCAACAAACTTTACAAATAGAAGATGATTTACTAGTTCAATATGAATTATATCGTGATATTGTACCTGAACTCACTATTTataacaattcaattgaagagCATTCACAGTATAAAATCCAATATCTAATAATCAAATGTGCCAATAATCGATTGATATCTCGTCAAGTGTTCATATTTGTTagtaatgatgatgatttcacTTTGGTATTGAATAGAATTACCAATCACCCTAGCATAaatgaatatattttggaattattagaagatATTAATGATTATCCATTGATTATAAAACCACTTGATTTACCTGATTATCTAATACCCAACTTGGTGGATCAATTGGGTAATAAGTTGGATTCTTTGGGTGATTTACAATTAGTATATTCATCTTCTACATCTAATAGGTTGAgaaattttataattgatattcCGAAAAACGATTTACCAAAATTGTCTAGTGATGGGAAATTATATCAAGATATTGTTAAATTCATGTATAATAATaccaaaataaaatttgaaaaattaagaatagaaaaatttattaataatttaattaatattgcTAGTGATGGgaaatttaaattaataattaatgataatcaattaatttggTTTTTGATTGAATCTATAAAATCATCTTTACAATAA